In the genome of Cervus elaphus chromosome 5, mCerEla1.1, whole genome shotgun sequence, the window GAGTCCATGGGCGGGTTAGTGTGCCCCTTCTGGGGTCTGCCACCCGCTGCCATTCCCCCCTTTCAGTTCTGTGGAGCGCAGGCTGGACCCCCACCTCGGGAGCCCTTCCCCGCCCCTCTGCCCTGGCCCCGCCGCCTCTTCACTGAGGCTCTGCGTCCGCCGCCTCCTCACCACCCATCAATTATAGAGCAGACCGTCCTGTTCACAGTGTGGCCTGAGTCACGCGTTTTTCTTGTGAATTCACACATCTGGCCTCCCCAGCCCGGCTGCACGTGGGGCCTTTTACTCCAAAAGGCACCCTCCGGGGGTGGCTGTTGCAGAGAGTGCCCTGGGGCTGCTGGGTGCTGGCTGTGGCCTCCCACCGCAGCCCTGGGAGCGGCGACCTCACACACAGGAAGCGGTGGCCAGGCTGGCTGTGGTCCGAGCGGTGATGGCCCTTGTCCTCTTTCCTTGCAGGTCATCTTTCTGTCCAAGGCGAAGGATGCCATGAAGTCCTTTATGATGCCCTTCTATCTGATGAAGGACTGTGAGATCAAGCAGCCTGTGTTTGGGGCAAACTACATCAAGGGGATGGTGAAGGCTGAAGCAGGAGGTGGGTGACGAGGGGGCTCGGGGCACCTCTGACCGCGGCCCTGGAGAGGGGCTCTGGCTCCCTGACACCCTAGCTGGTCCTCTTCTGGGCTCTGGAGTAGCTTCCAAGACCAGCCCTTGGGCTGCCAGCCATTCACTGGGGGGTGAAGTTGCCAAGAGCTGGGAAATGCTGGCATTCAGGATGACAGCTCAGATCAGAGAGAGCGCGCGAAGGCGGCTCGATGACTGCAGCCCCAGTGAGAACGCTCATTGTGACCTGGGGCGCGTGTCAGACGTCAGGTGTGGGAGGGAGCTCTGTCAGGTGCGTGGGAGGCAGGGGCCTTTGCCCTGAGCCCGTCTCTAGCGCCCAGCCTGGTTGCTGGCAGGCTCTTGGCAGACCCCAGAGACCCAGGCGCCATGCTCACTGTCCCCCACACTCAGCCTGGCCTGAGCCTTGCTGTTGAGCTCATGGTTCCCCTTTGGAGGGAAGCCAAGCTGGAGGTGTCGGGGTTTGTTCTCGGCactgccaccccctcccccgggAGCGAGAGGTCGGCTCTGAACTTGGACCAGCTGTTGCTGCTTTGCTGGGGTGGGAGGCCCCAGGGCAGCTGTGCTTACAAGACTGCGCAGAAAGTGGGCAGGGGGCTGGCCGGGTCGCAGTGCTGGCGTGCGACGTGCGCGGCAGGCCATTGGAGGGGGCCTGGAGAGGACGTCCAGCCATCGCTTCAGACGGAACACTCTTCTTCTGAGCTGTTGATGCGCTGTTCTCCTCTCAGGTGGCTGGGAAGGCTCTGCATCCTACAAGCTGACCTTTACGTCCGGGGGCGCCATCGAATTTGGGCAGCGGATGTTACAGGTGGCATCTCAAGGTACTGAGGCTCTCAGAATCCGGGGCTGAGGACACGTGGAATGCGTGTGCCATTTTgttcatttgggttgtttcctttTAGTTCTGCTTTTTAAACAGTCAGGAGGTGAATTCCTGGGCCCCGGGCTGCCCAGGGCTGGGAGttgggaaagggaaagtgaaagtgttagccattcagtcctttctgactctttgcgactccttggactgtagcccgccaggctcctctgtctatggagttttccagacaagagtactggaatgggtaaccattgccttctccagaggatcttcccgacccagcatcccaggcagattctttcctgtctaaACCACCGGGGCGGTGGGAAGGAAACCTGTAATTAGCACCACCGCCCCGTACCCCAAAGGCTGAGGTTCCCTTGCCTGGAGCAGGTATAGGACGATTTGCCAGAGCCGTCTGGCCTCGAGGACATTTGGCCTCACAGAAACAAATCTAGCCTTTATGCTCCTATGAGGCAACTTGTGCAGTCCCCAAGGGCTGTGTTCTGCAGACCTCCTCACCTTGGCCCCAGGCTCCCCCAGCTCCGTTCTTGCCCCTCCCTggacctccttcctcccctcccctcaccccatctcCTCCGCCGCAGCTCtgacctcctccccacccagaccCCTCGCCCCACCCCTGCCCGAGGTGGCCTCGAGCCGGGAGGGCTGAGGCTCGTCTGCTGCGCACACCCAGGGATCCTGCAGCTCCCCGCGCCCGAGGCCGGAGACACTCACTTCTCTCTCCCCTTGTACTGTAGCCTCCCGAGGCGAAGCCCCCAACGGAGCCTATGGTTATTCTTACATGCCCAGCGGGGCCTATGTCTTCCCCCCGCCAGTCGCCAATGGAATGTACCCCTGCCCTCCTGGCTACCCCTACCCACCGCCCCCACCTGGTGAGTGTGACCTTTGCTGCCCACCCcgcacccctgcctcctgcccactAACCACCCCCGCCCAGGCGACGGGGTTGCAGAGGGGAGACTTGTTCTTGGACCTGCTTCAGGACGGACGGAGCAGCCAGAGGGGCGTGGGGGGGGGCGCCAGCCGAGGGGCCAGGGCGGTGCCGCTCACCAGGTCCCGTCCCTCTCGCCGAGCAGAGTTCTATCCGGGACCCCCCATGATGGACGGGGCCATGGGGTACGTGCAGCCCCCACCGCCGCCCTACCCCGGGCCCATGGAGCCTCCAGTCAGTGGCCCCGATGTCCCCTCCACTCCTGCAGGTGAGCTCAGCCCCTGGGCTGCTCCCCACGGGTGCGCGGAAGCCCCAGATAACGCACGACCACTGGCCTAGGGACAGCCCCAGGGGACCGGCCGCGTGGTGGCCAGTGGTGAAGAGAGATCAGTAGACACCAGCCTACTCTCTCGCCTTTAGTTGGCCGTGCTCCCTGGGAAAGGTTTCCTCTGTacctcagtcttctcatccaCAAAATGTGCCAACAGAACCACCTGGGGGTGTCGCGGTGAAGATCTGATGGGGAGGTGTGCACGGGGTGTCCCGATAGTGCCGGAAGCACTCAGGGAAGGTTAACCACTGCTTGATTCGTGGAACTGGGTCCTTGACACCAGCCACCCGAGCACCAGGGGTCTGGGGTTGCAGGGGCAGCCAGAGGCGGCGGGGAGGCCTGTCTCTGGGGCTCATCCCAAATGTGCGTCTTCTCACAGCTGAAGCCAAGGCCGCGGAAGCAGCTGCCAGCGCCTATTACAACCCGGGCAACCCACACAACGTCTACATGCCCACGGTGAGTGGGGTGGGTGCGCGCTGGAGGGGCCCCCACAGCCCCAGCTGCTGGGATTCAGAGGCGGGAGAGACCTCGTCTTGTTCGGACGGTCCTAACgtgatctttcctttcttcttcagaACCAGCCTCCACCACCTCCCTACTACCCCCCTGAAGATAAGAAGACCCAGTAGACCCcgccaccccctcctcctgcctcccctcgctctctcctcccctcccctccccttgggGCTGAGTCGGGGTTGTGGGGCGTGATGGGAAGGCCTTGTCCTTCCTCCAGCTCTGATATAAAACAATTATCAGGAACTCGCCTTGAGACAAGGGGGGCCCCTTGACTTGGGGTGGTGCCTCCCAGTTTCCCACACAAGCCCGGAGCCCGCCGGCTTCCTGAGCCGTTCCGTTGAGGGGCGGGGGGGCACCCGCCTCGTCCCCATCCTGCTCTCGAAGCTTCTGCCCATGGAGGGACTCTCTGGCCACCTCCTCTGCCGCAGTCCAGCTCTCTGATTTTGTAGCCACTTTATCCCCAGCCTCACAAGCCCTGTGagctcccgcccccgccccaggcgCCCTGCCAGCTCCCGGCCCCGCCCCAGGCGCCCTGTCAGGCCCCACTCACATTCCGTCTGCCCTCCTCTGTGCCTGGCTGAGGAGGGCCACCTGCCCGCCGACTGTCCACCTGCATTCCGTTCCCAGCCGACCTCGTCCCTTCACGCTCACCTTCCCGTCCCTGCCTCGTCCTGGGTCTTCCTCTCGCCTCGCCGCCGGGAGTGGGTGGCCTGAGGGCAGCCGTGGCTGGGGGCAGTGCCCCTCTGCTGCCTCACTGGTCTTTCTGGAATTTGTTTCCGTTCACCTCTCCTTTCCCTCTAGAAGGGGCCTCTCAGACTGGAACTGGAGAATGCATGTCCATTTGGGGGCCACCGGGTGGGCTGGCAACCAGCCCCCGGGGCCCGGCCTGGACGTTGACCGTGACCTCTTGCCAGCCCCTCAGCTTGCCTTCTTCCCTTTAAGCTTCACGCCTGGTTGGCAATGTGTCCTCTAGATGCACTAAAATTTTGCTCTCACTTGCTCCTGGACTGGCTGTGAAGAGAGGAGATGGTTATTTAAAGAGGATTCCCTATttatttgaccaaaaaaaaaaaaatttcagttaatATATTAATGTGAAATAAATCCTGTTTGCACCTTGATTTGTCTGCTCAAAATGTGAACTAGTAAAAGTGAAGTGACTGGACCCCTGTCTGGCTCTGTGTGGTGAGGGAGGCACTCATGGGAAGGGGGGCTGTCTGGCCTCCTTATGGAGGCGGGGGAGGCCCAGGGCCGTGGTGTTCCCTCCCGCCTGAGAGTCCCTTGTTCTCTTGACCTATTTGGGCCCAGGATGCTGAGGCCTCTCCCGTGTCCGTCTCACGGGGGTTGCTCAGCAACAGGTCCACCCACGGAGTACCCCCGGGCCCAGCAGCTGCCCAGGTGGGAGGCCTCGGACAGGAGCCGGGCTGGATGGGTGTTCGCTCCATGCCTGGTGTGGTCACTGCCCTGCCCTGAGGTCACTGCCCCGCCCTCCTTGGAAAGAGCCTCGGTGCCTGAGGCCAAGAAGGGCGGGACATGGCCACAGCCCACGTCCAGGCCTGCACCCCTGGGACCCTGACCTGGAGGGAGGCTCTGGATGTGGTGGGGCCCAGCCTAGCCTGAAGCATCCATGGTCCTGTGCCTTCTGGACCAAGTCACCTCCCCAGCCCCTTCCTTCTGGCCAGCCCTGCCCAGCAGCCCCGGGCTTGGCGAAACCCTCTGCAAGGGCATTTGAAGAGGGCGCCCTCCCTGTGGGGACAGGGGCCGTGCGGCCGTCCCCGCCCGGCACAGCCTGGTCCCGTCAGCTCAGTGGAATGTCACCTGTGGGGCAGAGCAGGTTGAGCAGTTGGCTGGTCCCGGAGAGACGCCTCTCCGGGGACCCCACCCtgtgccctgcccaccccccaccccaactccaggTCTGCGGCCCATTCCGGGGAAGCTGTGAGTGAGGACCCATCGGCCAGGTGGGCCTCCCTCAGTCACCCGGGGGGTGCTGCTGTCCCCCGGCCTTCATGCTCCTTGCTGGACAGTGCTGGaccctccccagggcccctgtGTGGGAGGCTGTGGCGGGgcagccccgccccccgcccccccagtcTGCCTCTGTCTCCAGTCCTCCCAGCTTCCTCCCAGCATCCCAGCCAGCCCCAGGGAGGAAGGTGCAGGGGCCAGAGAGCCAGGGGCCCTCACCCCGAGGTGGTGAAACCCTGACCTGACCCTCCCCCGGGCCTgcccttccttccccctcccctggaACCGGGTGGCAGCCCCGGGCTCTTTGCATAACCCTGCGGCTTCACTATCTTCCCCCAGGCGGAGGGGAAGGGCAGGGCTGGACACCATGGCTACCCTCTTCTCCCGGCCCCAGCGGCGCCCTCCCCTCTTGCGCCAGGCCATCAAGATAAGGCGCCACAGGGTCAGAGATCTGCAGGATCCCCGGCCCCCACGGGCTCAGGAGGTAGGAGGGACCTCAGTGGGCAGCCGAGCAGGCCTGGGTGGGGCTCTGCCGGCTCTGGGTGCGGGGCCCCACCTCTTGCAGCTCTACTCCCCTCCCTGGCCCTACCTCGGCCCCGGGCGGAGCCTTTGGCCGAACAGCGGAGTCGGCCAGTGGAGTTCTCTGGGCTCCCTAGAGCCTCAGGCCCAGGGTCTGAGCCTCTCTGAGACCCCTCCCTCTGGtgggcccccgcccccgcccacggcccccacccctacccctgctGGCCATCCTGAGCTCGTCCAGTTCCGTGGGCTCCATTAGGCAAGGAGTGTCGCTGCTGTGGGCTGGGCTTCGGGGGACCCACTGAGCAGCCCCAGGCCCGCTGGGCATGACCCCCAGTCTCCCACCTCGCTGCTGGGCCTCACTTCCGCCGC includes:
- the WBP2 gene encoding WW domain-binding protein 2 isoform X4, whose product is MALNKNHSEGGGVIVNNTESILMSYDHVELTFSDMRNVPEAFKGTKKGTVYLTPYRVIFLSKAKDAMKSFMMPFYLMKDCEIKQPVFGANYIKGMVKAEAGGGWEGSASYKLTFTSGGAIEFGQRMLQVASQEFYPGPPMMDGAMGYVQPPPPPYPGPMEPPVSGPDVPSTPAAEAKAAEAAASAYYNPGNPHNVYMPTNQPPPPPYYPPEDKKTQ
- the WBP2 gene encoding WW domain-binding protein 2 isoform X3, coding for MALNKNHSEGGGVIVNNTESILMSYDHVELTFSDMRNVPEAFKGTKKGTVYLTPYRVIFLSKAKDAMKSFMMPFYLMKDCEIKQPVFGANYIKGMVKAEAGGGWEGSASYKLTFTSGGAIEFGQRMLQVASQASRGEAPNGAYGYSYMPSGAYVFPPPVANGMYPCPPGYPYPPPPPEFYPGPPMMDGAMGYVQPPPPPYPGPMEPPVSGPDVPSTPAAEAKAAEAAASAYYNPGNPHNVYMPTNQPPPPPYYPPEDKKTQ
- the WBP2 gene encoding WW domain-binding protein 2 isoform X1, which encodes MALNKNHSEGGGVIVNNTESILMSYDHVELTFSDMRNVPEAFKGTKKGTVYLTPYRVIFLSKAKDAMKSFMMPFYLMKDCEIKQPVFGANYIKGMVKAEAGGGWEGSASYKLTFTSGGAIEFGQRMLQVASQASRGEAPNGAYGYSYMPSGAYVFPPPVANGMYPCPPGYPYPPPPPEFYPGPPMMDGAMGYVQPPPPPYPGPMEPPVSGPDVPSTPAGAARGGGEACLWGSSQMCVFSQLKPRPRKQLPAPITTRATHTTSTCPRTSLHHLPTTPLKIRRPSRPRHPLLLPPLALSSPPLPLGLSRGCGA
- the WBP2 gene encoding WW domain-binding protein 2 isoform X2 — its product is MALNKNHSEGGGVIVNNTESILMSYDHVELTFSDMRNVPEAFKGTKKGTVYLTPYRVIFLSKAKDAMKSFMMPFYLMKDCEIKQPVFGANYIKGMVKAEAGGGWEGSASYKLTFTSGGAIEFGQRMLQVASQEFYPGPPMMDGAMGYVQPPPPPYPGPMEPPVSGPDVPSTPAGAARGGGEACLWGSSQMCVFSQLKPRPRKQLPAPITTRATHTTSTCPRTSLHHLPTTPLKIRRPSRPRHPLLLPPLALSSPPLPLGLSRGCGA